Proteins found in one Candidatus Desulfofervidus auxilii genomic segment:
- the pal gene encoding peptidoglycan-associated lipoprotein Pal: MKKKILLIFGLIIFLGCAKKPLVTVAPPVEEVPTVEEKEKPAEKVEMQKTPIEEMPPVSGITEEKITEEKISAEELIRKQLAEEIKRFEAEDIHFDFDKYNIRPDAAKILKKKAEWLLKNPQVHILIEGHCDERGTEEYNLALGERRANSAKRFLVNLGVDPERISIISYGEERPLDPRHCEEAWAKNRRCHFIVIKY; this comes from the coding sequence ATGAAAAAGAAAATTTTGTTAATATTTGGATTAATAATTTTTCTTGGATGTGCTAAAAAACCTTTAGTTACGGTTGCCCCACCTGTGGAGGAAGTGCCCACAGTTGAAGAGAAAGAAAAACCAGCAGAAAAAGTAGAAATGCAAAAGACTCCAATAGAGGAAATGCCTCCTGTAAGTGGTATTACTGAGGAAAAGATTACAGAAGAAAAAATTAGTGCTGAAGAATTGATTAGAAAACAACTTGCAGAGGAAATTAAGAGATTTGAAGCAGAAGATATTCATTTTGATTTTGACAAATATAATATTCGACCTGATGCTGCTAAGATTTTAAAGAAAAAAGCAGAATGGTTGCTTAAAAATCCACAAGTACATATTTTGATTGAAGGGCACTGTGATGAGAGGGGTACAGAGGAGTATAATTTGGCATTAGGAGAAAGAAGGGCAAATAGCGCAAAACGTTTTCTTGTCAATTTAGGTGTTGACCCTGAAAGAATTTCTATTATTAGTTATGGAGAAGAAAGACCTCTTGATCCAAGACATTGTGAAGAAGCTTGGGCTAAAAACAGAAGGTGTCATTTTATAGTCATTAAGTATTAA